A stretch of the Drosophila sulfurigaster albostrigata strain 15112-1811.04 chromosome 2L, ASM2355843v2, whole genome shotgun sequence genome encodes the following:
- the LOC133849648 gene encoding uncharacterized protein LOC133849648, with product MANFIHNPIQQRCYFKKDVAYTEDHIVVKKLFLYNVDTKLTIPDLQKYFEDFGQVLRLQIFPSRSRIGSNWKRSKSLRLMTGYVFFAQAKDAAEVLRNTSHTINKLRLSVKPNDSWHQPDAYAKPDNLNEEKSEQSAVLLTLNDHCLEHIMRQLELPDRIRFARTCNRLRSVYVQASPALNRSISFDSFDGATDWDMRDFFTLSGAHVQDIEGNVPPARCQRLCEYLGQHCSNLRSMRATASYLSTRNMHKLFARTHKLEELQLRACQLLNDGLLALRHLRQLQRLDLSDNRRLTGVNMNLLPPSIVSLTLVNCNGFQSKYMAKICRALPKLRQLNLHAVYTITTGFQQLVSSKCGNAIEEVIISSNPMHEYEYIAKLPRLKKLVLYYVEPGITFRRMLLTWLVQHKAQQLQHFEIRGQNCIDGELLAEIGKLVALRTLALPHNSVIGERELESLKLPQLEQLNLKYWLNLTDAAVLRLLVACPKLQLLHVEECPRLTDNLLHDIIFKLRLQQRAKELQRQLPVELHVHGSRINGLNVHHPDVMAAKDVLDVTLAPPSSSDLYLVRTPNLFQFDFYPIDEDSFGSEDEFGPDYDRYRYNAGFFSDFDDFDEWEYLADF from the exons ATGGCAAATTTCATACACAATCCCATCCAGCAGCGATGCTACTTCAAGAAGGACGTTGCGTACACTGAGGATCACATTGTGGTGAAGAAGCTCTTTCTGTACAACGTAGACACTAAg CTAACCATTCCAGAtttgcaaaagtatttcgaGGACTTTGGACAAGTGCTGCGCTTGCAAATATTTCCGAGCAGATCTCGAATAGGCAGCAACTGGAAGCGAAGCAAGAGCCTGCGCTTGATGACTGGCTACGTCTTCTTTGCCCAAGCCAAAGATGCAGCTGAAGTATTGCGCAACACATCTCACACAATCAACAAGCTGCGACTGTCGGTGAAGCCCAACGATAGTTGGCATCAGCCCGATGCATATGCAAAGCCGGATAATCTGAACGAAGAGAAGAGCGAACAATCGGCTGTACTCTTGACTCTTAATGATCATTGTCTGGAGCACATAATGCGGCAACTGGAGCTCCCCGATCGCATTCGCTTTGCACGCACCTGCAATCGCCTTCGCAGTGTCTACGTGCAGGCTTCGCCGGCGTTGAATCGCTCAATAAGCTTCGATTCATTTGATGGCGCAACCGACTGGGATATGCGTGACTTCTTTACGCTCTCGGGTGCGCATGTACAGGACATCGAGGGCAATGTGCCGCCGGCTCGCTGCCAGCGACTCTGCGAATACCTGGGACAGCACTGCAGCAACTTGCGTTCAATGCGCGCCACGGCCAGCTATCTGAGCACTCGGAACATGCACAAGCTGTTCGCTCGCACCCATAAGCTGgaggagctgcagctgcgtGCTTGCCAGCTGCTCAACGATGGACTATTGGCGCTCAGGCACTTGCGGCAGTTGCAACGTTTGGATCTATCGGACAATCGAAGGTTGACGGGCGTCAACATGAACTTGCTTCCTCCCTCGATTGTGTCTCTCACTCTGGTCAACTGCAATGGCTTTCAGTCGAAGTACATGGCAAAGATTTGTCGGGCGCTGCCCAAACTGAGACAGCTAAACCTGCATGCCGTGTACACGATCACCACGGGCTTCCAGCAGTTAGTGAGCAGCAAATGCGGCAATGCCATCGAGGAGGTGATCATTAGCAGCAATCCAATGCATGAATACGAGTACATAGCCAAGTTGCCGCGCCTCAAGAAACTCGTGCTCTATTACGTCGAGCCTGGCATTACTTTCCGACGCATGCTACTCACATGGCTGGTACAGCACAAggcgcagcagctgcaacacttTGAGATACGTGGCCAGAACTGCATTGACGGCGAGCTGTTAGCCGAGATTGGCAAACTTGTTGCGTTGCGGACACTCGCCTTACCACACAACAGTGTGATTGGAGAGCGTGAACTGGAGTCACTCAAATTGCCGCAATTGGAGCAACTGAATCTCAAGTATTGGCTAAATTTAACCGATGCAGCGGTGTTGCGTCTGCTCGTTGCCTGCCCCAAGCTGCAGCTGCTACACGTCGAGGAGTGTCCACGCCTCACCGATAATTTGCTCCACGATATCATTTTCAAGTTGCGTCTGCAGCAGAGAGCCAAAGAACTGCAACGTCAACTGCCCGTTGAGTTGCACGTCCATGGCAGCCGGATCAACGGGCTTAATGTGCATCATCCTGATGTGATGGCAGCCAAAGATGTTCTCGATGTTACGCTGGCACCTCCATCGTCCTCTGATTTGTACTTGGTAAGAACGCCCAATCTTTTCCAATTCGATTTCTATCCCATTGACGAGGATAGTTTTGGATCTGAAGATGAATTTGGTCCCGACTATGATCGCTACAGGTATAATGCTGGTTTTTTCAGTGACTTTGACGATTTCGATGAATGGGAATATCTAGCAGACTTTTGA